In the Streptomyces sp. f51 genome, one interval contains:
- a CDS encoding aldo/keto reductase, whose amino-acid sequence MTSLRKLGASDLEVFPLSLGGNVFGWTADETRSFAVLDAYAAAGGNFLDTADSYSAWVEGNEGGESETIIGKWLKTRGNREDIVVATKVSQHPAYPGLSGANIKAAADASLRRLGTDHIDLYYTHFDKTEVPVEEIIGALDDLVKAGKVRHIAASNISPERLRESLEFSDREGLARYVALQPHYNLVSRDTYEGALLDVASQAGLAAVPYFALAAGFLTGKYRPGTEVDSPRAAGAAKHLATDRGPRVLAALDEIAGAHGVAVPTVALAWLAAQPTVAAPIASARTVEQLPALLGVADLVLTDEELTRLSRASA is encoded by the coding sequence ATGACTTCTCTTCGCAAGCTCGGTGCGTCCGACCTCGAGGTCTTCCCGCTCTCCCTCGGGGGCAACGTCTTCGGCTGGACGGCCGACGAGACCCGGTCCTTCGCGGTGCTCGACGCCTACGCGGCCGCCGGCGGCAACTTCCTCGACACGGCCGACTCCTACTCGGCCTGGGTCGAGGGCAACGAGGGCGGCGAGTCCGAGACCATCATCGGCAAGTGGCTGAAGACCCGCGGCAACCGCGAGGACATCGTGGTCGCCACCAAGGTCAGCCAGCACCCCGCCTACCCGGGGCTGTCCGGTGCCAACATCAAGGCCGCGGCCGACGCCTCGCTGCGCCGCCTGGGCACCGACCACATCGACCTCTACTACACGCACTTCGACAAGACCGAGGTGCCGGTCGAAGAGATCATCGGTGCCCTCGACGACCTGGTGAAGGCCGGCAAGGTGCGGCACATCGCCGCCTCCAACATCTCGCCGGAGCGGCTGCGGGAGTCCCTGGAGTTCTCCGACCGCGAGGGTCTCGCCCGCTACGTCGCGCTCCAGCCGCACTACAACCTCGTCTCGCGCGACACCTACGAGGGCGCCCTGCTGGACGTCGCCTCCCAGGCGGGTCTGGCGGCCGTCCCGTACTTCGCGCTCGCCGCCGGGTTCCTCACCGGCAAGTACCGCCCCGGCACGGAGGTCGACTCGCCCCGGGCGGCCGGCGCGGCCAAGCACCTCGCCACGGACCGCGGGCCGCGGGTCCTGGCCGCCCTCGACGAGATCGCCGGGGCCCACGGCGTCGCCGTCCCGACGGTCGCCCTCGCCTGGCTGGCCGCACAGCCGACGGTCGCCGCGCCGATCGCCTCCGCCCGCACGGTCGAGCAGCTCCCGGCCCTGCTGGGCGTCGCGGACCTGGTGCTGACGGACGAGGAACTGACCCGCCTGTCGCGGGCGTCGGCGTAA
- a CDS encoding M23 family metallopeptidase, which produces MASNRPAQPTPFAPNETHTFGYGKDEETWEEWNPTADSVAPVRGRHRTGKQRGGGLARSSTVLGVGVIAAVGGGGIASAAPGKAPVSISLPDLSSVTASAKALISDSGSSTPKGSTTPLTSAGLTTADEAHGATDAGEALRDRIMQQAKSQQNRADTASQQAAQNAAAKKAVATAAKQQDAAEAKAAAAKKKAEEAAKAKAEQERLAELAKSYSLPTSSYTLTSRFGEAGSMWSSGYHTGLDFAAPTGTLIKAIHSGTVTEAGWAGAYGYRTILTLDDGTELWFCHQSSIAVSVGQKVATGDVIGRVGATGNVTGPHLHLEVHPDGNPTGIDPMAWLQSKGLNP; this is translated from the coding sequence GTGGCGTCCAACCGGCCCGCTCAGCCAACCCCGTTCGCGCCGAACGAAACGCACACCTTCGGCTACGGCAAGGACGAGGAAACCTGGGAGGAGTGGAATCCCACCGCGGATTCCGTCGCTCCCGTCCGCGGCCGGCACCGCACGGGCAAGCAGCGCGGCGGAGGACTCGCCCGCAGCTCCACGGTTCTCGGCGTCGGCGTCATCGCCGCCGTCGGCGGGGGCGGCATCGCGAGCGCCGCCCCGGGCAAGGCGCCCGTCTCGATCTCGCTGCCCGACCTGTCGTCGGTCACCGCGTCGGCCAAGGCCCTGATATCGGACAGCGGATCCAGCACGCCCAAGGGCTCCACGACCCCGCTCACCAGCGCCGGTCTGACCACCGCCGACGAGGCCCACGGCGCCACCGACGCCGGTGAGGCGCTGCGCGACCGCATCATGCAGCAGGCCAAGTCGCAGCAGAACCGCGCCGACACCGCCTCGCAGCAGGCCGCCCAGAACGCCGCCGCGAAGAAGGCCGTCGCGACTGCCGCCAAGCAGCAGGACGCCGCGGAGGCCAAGGCCGCCGCCGCGAAGAAGAAGGCGGAGGAGGCGGCCAAGGCGAAGGCCGAGCAGGAGCGCCTCGCCGAACTCGCCAAGAGCTACTCGCTGCCGACCTCCTCGTACACCCTGACCTCGCGCTTCGGCGAGGCCGGCTCGATGTGGTCCTCCGGGTACCACACCGGACTCGACTTCGCGGCGCCCACCGGCACGCTCATCAAGGCGATCCACAGCGGCACCGTCACCGAGGCCGGCTGGGCGGGCGCGTACGGCTACCGCACGATCCTCACCCTCGACGACGGCACGGAGCTGTGGTTCTGCCACCAATCCTCCATCGCCGTCAGCGTGGGCCAGAAGGTCGCCACCGGCGATGTCATCGGCCGGGTGGGCGCGACGGGCAACGTCACCGGGCCGCACCTGCACCTCGAAGTGCACCCCGACGGCAACCCCACCGGCATCGACCCGATGGCATGGCTCCAGAGCAAGGGCCTCAACCCCTGA
- a CDS encoding PP2C family protein-serine/threonine phosphatase → MGQPGGERRTGRHDDRTGRPSPGAGRPGSAPPPGPAEAWPRRLVCVRAFVRALPVLLVVAGILYDCFTPAEFTAAPFFTAAPLVAAPLSSPRGTVLAGALAVGAVLTVHLLLGIVLHVDAVTEVVTVATAAVLAVLINVVVRRGDERLASVREIAEFAQRAVLPEPEARIAGLEVAARYEAAQEDAFIGGDLYAVQDSPHGVRLVVGDVRGKGMTAVAAVATVVGAFREAAEQEATLQGVAGRLERALTRAGSRRDGVEAAEGFTTAVLAEIPRGEGVVRVVNRGHPPPLLLGPDGTLAVLSAETFALPLGLSELGGPCAPTVQHRFPRGATLLLHTDGLSEARDPRGEFYDPAAWLAGRVFPGPDALLAALFEAVCRHTGGALTDDLALLAVRRP, encoded by the coding sequence GTGGGGCAGCCAGGAGGTGAGCGGCGGACCGGACGACACGACGACCGGACCGGCCGTCCGTCCCCCGGCGCCGGACGGCCCGGGAGCGCTCCACCACCCGGACCCGCCGAAGCCTGGCCGCGCAGGCTCGTGTGCGTCCGCGCCTTCGTCCGGGCCCTGCCCGTGCTGCTCGTCGTCGCCGGGATCCTCTACGACTGCTTCACCCCCGCCGAATTCACCGCGGCCCCCTTCTTCACGGCCGCGCCCCTGGTCGCCGCACCCCTCTCCTCGCCGCGCGGCACCGTTCTCGCCGGAGCCCTCGCCGTCGGCGCGGTGCTCACGGTCCACCTCCTGCTCGGCATCGTCCTGCACGTCGACGCCGTCACCGAGGTGGTCACCGTGGCGACGGCCGCCGTCCTGGCCGTCCTCATCAACGTCGTGGTCCGGCGCGGCGACGAACGGCTCGCCTCGGTCCGGGAGATCGCCGAGTTCGCGCAGCGCGCCGTCCTGCCCGAGCCCGAGGCCCGGATCGCCGGACTCGAGGTCGCCGCCCGCTACGAGGCGGCGCAGGAGGACGCGTTCATCGGCGGCGACCTGTACGCGGTGCAGGACTCCCCGCACGGCGTCCGGCTGGTCGTCGGGGACGTGCGCGGGAAGGGGATGACCGCGGTGGCCGCCGTCGCCACGGTGGTCGGCGCGTTCCGGGAGGCGGCCGAGCAGGAGGCGACCCTCCAGGGCGTCGCGGGGCGCCTGGAGCGGGCGCTGACGCGCGCGGGCTCCCGCCGTGACGGCGTCGAGGCGGCCGAGGGGTTCACCACGGCGGTCCTCGCCGAGATCCCGCGCGGCGAGGGCGTCGTACGCGTCGTCAACCGGGGGCATCCGCCGCCCCTCCTGCTGGGCCCGGACGGCACGCTCGCCGTCCTCTCCGCCGAGACGTTCGCGCTTCCCCTCGGGTTGAGCGAGCTGGGTGGCCCGTGCGCCCCCACGGTGCAGCACCGCTTCCCGCGCGGGGCGACGCTGCTCCTGCACACCGACGGGCTCTCCGAGGCCCGCGATCCGCGGGGGGAGTTCTACGACCCGGCCGCCTGGCTGGCCGGTCGGGTCTTCCCCGGTCCCGACGCGCTGCTGGCCGCCCTCTTCGAGGCCGTCTGCCGACACACGGGCGGCGCGCTGACGGACGACCTGGCGCTGCTCGCCGTCCGGCGCCCGTGA